Proteins encoded in a region of the Nitrospirota bacterium genome:
- a CDS encoding Stp1/IreP family PP2C-type Ser/Thr phosphatase — MIVNAAAKSDVGLRRTRNEDSFCIDNSIGLYVVADGVGGSQRGELASKMAVESICGYIRAKGNTLSESITGLLYDAIKRANQEIYELSLTDDSLAGMATTVVAALVREDRVGIAHVGDSRLYLIRGGNIEALTDDHSLVAEQIRRGILTKEEADEVGMRNVITRSLGFTPEVEPDTDEMTIYDGDVLLLCSDGLYTMVPERAILLVVNSSDNPVEVSNRLIGFANKKGGRDNITVIVGYVYKKRLFSFMYNFFKWFRR; from the coding sequence ATGATTGTAAACGCAGCCGCCAAGTCAGATGTTGGTCTTAGAAGGACAAGGAATGAGGACAGTTTTTGTATAGACAATTCTATCGGGTTATATGTGGTAGCCGATGGTGTGGGAGGCTCTCAGAGGGGAGAGCTGGCCAGCAAAATGGCTGTTGAGTCAATATGCGGTTACATCAGAGCAAAAGGCAACACTTTGTCTGAAAGTATTACAGGGCTGCTTTATGACGCCATAAAGAGAGCAAACCAGGAAATTTATGAATTGTCTTTGACCGATGACAGTTTAGCAGGAATGGCCACAACAGTGGTTGCAGCCCTTGTAAGAGAAGACAGGGTAGGCATTGCACACGTGGGAGACAGCAGGCTGTATTTGATACGAGGCGGTAACATTGAAGCTCTGACCGATGACCACTCACTGGTGGCAGAGCAGATAAGACGCGGGATACTTACAAAAGAAGAGGCAGATGAGGTGGGAATGAGAAATGTTATAACCCGGTCATTGGGCTTTACACCGGAGGTCGAACCGGACACAGATGAGATGACTATTTATGACGGGGATGTGCTTCTGCTTTGCTCTGACGGCCTTTACACAATGGTGCCTGAACGTGCTATTTTGCTCGTTGTTAACTCCTCTGACAACCCTGTTGAGGTAAGTAACAGACTAATCGGCTTTGCTAATAAAAAAGGCGGCAGAGATAACATAACCGTGATAGTTGGATACGTTTATAAGAAGAGATTGTTCTCTTTTATGTATAATTTCTTTAAATGGTTCAGGAGGTAA
- a CDS encoding protein kinase yields the protein MIGKIGRYEILGTLGEGSMGIVYKAHDTIIERIVAIKTVKVSNKANRVERFYHEAKVAGKLTHPNIAMIYDIGEDNSTHFLVFEYVKGKTMKDVLTSGADIPLLEKLHILVLISRTLHYAHQRGVIHRDVKPANIMLIADKQVKIMDFGIAVFAASEVSCEERCLGTPYYMAPEQIKGAPVDRTSDIYSLGAVSYEFLTGTKPFLADGIDHLFEKIQKEEPLPPHILNSAISEDVSSYILKALQKQKEQRYQAASEYADVLEFYINRAEIDLSSVPMAAVDFDKKQLVETLKRRYTFFADFSDSELLLIFNISGKKSYKKGDIIFKEDTIGDKLFIIITGKVRITKIFPNDTEETFLASLGQGDCFGEMAIMDSSPRFATAIAQSDCVLIAISEVILRTSEPTLCLKLYKNLAAVLSEKLRRSDTKINELWTKLKQFDSVAIKK from the coding sequence ATGATTGGTAAAATTGGCAGATATGAGATACTGGGCACCCTCGGCGAGGGCTCTATGGGGATTGTTTACAAGGCCCACGATACTATTATTGAACGCATAGTTGCGATTAAAACAGTGAAAGTAAGCAACAAAGCAAACCGCGTTGAGCGTTTTTATCATGAGGCTAAAGTAGCCGGTAAGCTGACCCATCCAAACATAGCAATGATATACGATATAGGTGAGGACAACTCAACACACTTTCTCGTGTTTGAGTACGTAAAGGGTAAAACCATGAAGGATGTTTTAACAAGCGGAGCCGATATCCCGTTGCTTGAGAAACTACACATCCTTGTCCTGATATCCCGCACACTGCACTATGCTCATCAGAGAGGGGTTATCCACAGAGATGTGAAACCCGCCAACATTATGCTGATAGCAGATAAACAGGTAAAGATAATGGACTTTGGCATTGCAGTGTTTGCCGCCTCTGAGGTTTCCTGCGAGGAAAGGTGTCTGGGCACTCCGTACTACATGGCACCAGAGCAGATAAAGGGTGCTCCTGTGGATAGAACATCCGATATATACTCTTTGGGAGCTGTTTCGTATGAGTTCTTAACCGGCACAAAACCTTTTTTAGCAGACGGAATAGATCACCTTTTTGAAAAAATTCAAAAAGAGGAACCGCTTCCCCCTCACATTCTCAACTCTGCCATAAGTGAAGACGTAAGCAGCTACATTTTAAAAGCTCTGCAGAAACAAAAAGAACAGCGCTATCAGGCAGCCAGTGAGTATGCTGATGTGCTTGAGTTTTATATAAATCGTGCGGAAATAGATTTAAGCTCGGTCCCTATGGCGGCGGTTGATTTCGATAAGAAGCAGCTTGTTGAGACGCTAAAGAGGCGCTATACGTTTTTTGCAGATTTCTCTGATTCAGAATTGCTCTTGATATTTAACATAAGCGGTAAGAAATCCTACAAAAAGGGAGACATAATCTTCAAAGAAGACACAATAGGCGATAAACTCTTCATAATTATTACTGGTAAAGTACGTATCACCAAGATTTTTCCAAACGATACAGAAGAGACTTTTCTTGCCTCACTCGGTCAGGGGGATTGTTTTGGAGAGATGGCAATCATGGATTCCTCTCCGCGGTTTGCTACTGCCATTGCACAGAGTGACTGTGTCCTGATAGCCATAAGCGAGGTCATACTAAGAACCTCAGAACCCACCCTTTGCCTCAAATTATACAAAAACCTTGCCGCTGTGCTGTCTGAAAAACTAAGGCGGAGTGACACAAAGATTAATGAGCTATGGACGAAACTCAAACAATTTGATTCTGTTGCTATAAAAAAATAA
- the clpS gene encoding ATP-dependent Clp protease adapter ClpS has protein sequence MAKTWREIKESIETNVKEKFKTPSLYKVILLNDNYTTMDFVVYVLRHIFNKPTDEATRLMLNVHRQGSAVCGIYTKDIAETKIATVHDLAMQHGFPLKCTMEQE, from the coding sequence ATGGCAAAGACATGGCGGGAAATTAAGGAATCAATTGAGACAAACGTAAAGGAAAAGTTTAAGACGCCTTCTTTGTACAAGGTAATCCTGCTAAACGACAACTATACCACAATGGACTTTGTAGTGTATGTACTGAGACATATATTTAATAAACCAACCGATGAGGCGACGCGCTTAATGCTAAATGTGCACAGGCAGGGGTCGGCAGTGTGCGGCATTTATACAAAAGACATCGCTGAAACTAAAATAGCCACGGTTCATGACCTTGCAATGCAGCACGGATTTCCGTTAAAATGTACTATGGAGCAAGAATAG
- the clpA gene encoding ATP-dependent Clp protease ATP-binding subunit ClpA, translating to MLNKELEISLEATIQEAKGRRHEYITIEHILYALLHDIKGIDIVANCGGDVSKLIMALNDFFIKNIPTIPGTKEQFPQPTAGFHRVLQRAIMHIQSAGKNEVEAGDLLASILEDEDSHAAFFLKREHISRLDILSYISHGISKTAPQQEGAEGDVHKRGRDPLKLFAVDLVEKAAKGEIDPLVGRDAEIERTLQILSRRKKNNPVFVGEPGVGKTALVEGLALKIHQGEIPAALKGMKIFLLEMGNLIAGTKFRGEFEARLKSTMDALKKLKKAVMFIDEIHTVIGAGSTSGGTLDASNILKPALNSGLLRCIGATTYEEYKNHFDKDRALSRRFQKVEISEPTIEETYRILAGLKTYYEEFHEVKYSTKAIRLAVDLSAKYVNDRYLPDKAIDVIDEAGASVKLTKVSNKTVTPLDIEKVISKMAKIPTRNISATDSERLKALKDDLMKVVYGQEHAIDSVVAAIKRSRAGLSSQERPTGCFLFTGPTGVGKTEVAKQLARTLDVNFLRFDMSEYMEKHAVARLIGAPPGYIGFDQGGLLTDAVRKTPYSVMLLDEIEKAHPDIFNILLQVMDYATLTDNNGKKADFRNVILIMTSNAGAREMDKGTIGFGRKSGEQASVSKEAITKLFSPEFRNRLDEIVPFNPLNADIMLQVVDKFMLELSEQLHAKKVAVTLTSEARAWLSERGFDAKFGARPLSRVIQKEIKTVLSEEILFGRLQTGGSVNISVSEGALSFDYIV from the coding sequence GTGCTAAATAAAGAACTTGAGATAAGTCTTGAGGCAACAATACAAGAGGCAAAGGGACGCCGCCACGAATACATCACAATAGAGCACATTCTCTATGCCCTGTTGCACGACATAAAAGGGATTGATATAGTAGCAAACTGCGGCGGGGATGTGAGCAAACTCATCATGGCATTGAATGACTTTTTTATCAAAAATATACCAACAATCCCCGGCACAAAAGAGCAGTTCCCACAACCTACGGCAGGATTTCACCGTGTCCTTCAGCGCGCCATTATGCACATCCAATCGGCAGGTAAAAACGAGGTGGAAGCAGGCGATTTATTGGCCTCTATTTTAGAAGATGAAGACTCTCATGCCGCTTTTTTTCTTAAACGGGAGCACATTTCACGGCTGGATATACTAAGTTACATTTCGCACGGAATTTCCAAAACAGCCCCTCAACAGGAGGGCGCCGAGGGGGATGTACACAAGCGTGGACGGGACCCGCTAAAACTCTTTGCCGTGGATTTAGTTGAAAAAGCGGCTAAGGGTGAAATAGACCCGCTTGTTGGGCGGGATGCAGAGATTGAAAGAACGCTTCAGATATTAAGCCGCCGCAAAAAAAATAACCCCGTGTTTGTCGGTGAACCCGGTGTAGGCAAAACTGCGTTAGTTGAGGGGTTGGCTCTTAAAATCCATCAGGGTGAGATACCAGCGGCTCTTAAGGGTATGAAGATTTTTCTCCTTGAGATGGGAAACCTGATTGCCGGAACCAAATTCAGAGGTGAATTTGAGGCAAGATTAAAATCCACGATGGATGCCCTTAAAAAACTCAAAAAAGCTGTGATGTTTATAGATGAAATTCATACGGTAATAGGTGCCGGTTCAACAAGCGGCGGCACACTGGATGCTTCAAACATCCTTAAACCGGCGCTTAACTCCGGGCTATTAAGATGTATCGGAGCCACCACCTACGAGGAATACAAAAACCATTTCGATAAGGACAGGGCACTTTCAAGACGTTTCCAAAAAGTGGAAATATCAGAACCCACGATAGAGGAAACGTACCGGATTTTAGCAGGTCTTAAGACTTATTACGAGGAGTTTCACGAGGTAAAATATTCAACTAAGGCGATACGGCTTGCCGTTGATCTCTCTGCAAAGTATGTTAATGACAGGTATCTGCCCGATAAAGCCATAGACGTTATAGATGAGGCAGGGGCCTCGGTTAAGCTAACTAAGGTATCCAACAAAACAGTTACACCTCTTGATATAGAAAAAGTTATTTCAAAGATGGCAAAAATACCGACAAGAAACATATCTGCCACAGACTCAGAGAGACTCAAGGCATTGAAAGACGATCTGATGAAAGTGGTGTATGGGCAGGAACATGCAATTGATTCAGTGGTAGCCGCCATAAAACGCTCAAGAGCAGGCCTTAGCTCACAAGAGCGTCCGACAGGGTGTTTTTTGTTTACCGGCCCAACCGGAGTGGGTAAAACCGAGGTAGCCAAACAGCTTGCCCGCACACTTGACGTCAACTTTCTCCGCTTTGATATGAGTGAGTATATGGAAAAACATGCGGTTGCCAGACTAATAGGAGCGCCTCCAGGATATATCGGATTTGACCAGGGCGGACTACTTACCGATGCTGTCAGAAAAACCCCGTACTCGGTCATGCTTCTTGATGAAATAGAAAAAGCCCACCCTGATATATTTAACATTCTGCTTCAGGTCATGGATTATGCCACTCTTACGGATAACAACGGAAAGAAGGCGGATTTCAGAAATGTCATATTAATAATGACCTCCAATGCCGGAGCCCGCGAAATGGACAAAGGCACAATAGGTTTTGGCCGCAAGTCTGGCGAGCAGGCATCCGTTAGTAAAGAGGCAATAACAAAGCTCTTTAGCCCGGAGTTTAGAAACAGACTTGATGAAATAGTGCCGTTTAATCCGCTTAATGCCGATATAATGCTTCAGGTGGTGGATAAGTTTATGTTGGAACTTTCAGAACAACTCCATGCAAAGAAGGTAGCCGTCACACTTACCAGTGAGGCCAGAGCGTGGCTTTCAGAGCGCGGATTTGACGCTAAGTTTGGAGCAAGGCCGCTATCAAGGGTAATACAGAAAGAGATAAAAACAGTGCTCTCTGAGGAAATCCTTTTTGGCAGGCTTCAGACAGGCGGCAGTGTTAACATTTCAGTGTCTGAAGGAGCTCTGTCGTTTGATTACATTGTTTAA
- a CDS encoding leucyl/phenylalanyl-tRNA--protein transferase, whose product MPVFLLNEDIAFPPVELARNDGLLAVGGDLSAKRLLYAYKLGIFPWFSEGDPLLWWSPDPRLVMFLDEFRLSRSLRQVINRGVFPVTFDKDFSGVINNCAAQRTGKPYGTWLTEEMIQAYIGLHKTGYAHSVECWHDGELAGGLYGLALGKMFFGESMFTKVSNASKTAFAFLVEKLIKLEFHLIDCQVRTEHLVSMGAREIAGEEFQAILKKAVKRPLKTIWQ is encoded by the coding sequence ATGCCAGTCTTTCTACTTAATGAAGATATTGCCTTTCCGCCTGTTGAGTTAGCGCGAAATGACGGGCTTTTAGCGGTTGGTGGCGACCTTTCCGCAAAGCGTTTGCTTTATGCCTATAAGCTGGGAATTTTCCCGTGGTTTTCCGAGGGCGACCCCCTGCTTTGGTGGTCACCTGATCCCCGGCTTGTCATGTTTTTAGATGAATTCAGGCTCTCAAGGAGTTTAAGGCAAGTGATTAATCGCGGCGTTTTTCCTGTCACATTTGACAAAGACTTCAGCGGCGTTATAAATAACTGTGCGGCACAAAGGACAGGCAAACCTTACGGTACATGGCTGACAGAGGAAATGATACAGGCATATATCGGACTCCACAAGACTGGGTATGCACACTCGGTGGAGTGTTGGCATGATGGGGAGCTTGCAGGGGGACTATATGGTCTTGCTTTAGGGAAAATGTTTTTTGGCGAGAGTATGTTTACAAAAGTAAGTAACGCATCAAAAACAGCGTTTGCTTTCCTTGTGGAAAAATTGATAAAATTGGAATTCCATTTAATAGACTGTCAGGTAAGGACAGAGCATCTTGTTAGCATGGGAGCCCGTGAAATTGCAGGAGAGGAGTTTCAGGCGATACTGAAAAAAGCCGTGAAAAGGCCGTTAAAAACTATATGGCAGTAG